The Parasedimentitalea marina genome window below encodes:
- a CDS encoding energy transducer TonB family protein codes for MTPQSRSVAIIALVIATAAHTAPVFMQGSTPVEIRGGNTALASQGNSFTNMVAGTQTPEEPQDITDAPDTNETSRTPPLTPHIENQNVEPRREISKHGVVKPVGQPTKVEPLPVLTNTSQLHDPLPVDTAPALQAVQPAASVQSTDPHSLRPLLRTEQDIEQASERASVPPKPEAQSPVVEPKPQPKPKPKPRGNGANSAVQGTAEGQNNSPGGQARSKPSTAREQGNAAVSNYPGVIKRKIHRAKRQRVNIKGETLISFKIASDGTISGAHVTRSSGSARLDRIALSQVHRAAPFPPPPSGARTSYSIEIRGK; via the coding sequence ATGACACCGCAGTCGCGAAGCGTTGCTATAATCGCGCTGGTTATAGCCACAGCAGCGCATACAGCTCCAGTGTTCATGCAGGGCAGCACTCCCGTTGAAATTAGAGGTGGAAACACAGCTCTGGCCTCACAAGGAAACTCCTTTACCAACATGGTGGCAGGGACCCAAACACCAGAAGAGCCGCAAGACATCACCGATGCTCCAGACACAAACGAAACTTCACGAACTCCTCCTTTGACGCCCCACATTGAAAATCAAAACGTTGAACCAAGGCGCGAGATTTCAAAACATGGGGTTGTAAAACCTGTCGGACAGCCGACTAAAGTTGAGCCATTGCCAGTTTTGACAAACACATCGCAATTGCATGACCCGTTGCCTGTCGACACGGCGCCTGCTCTGCAGGCAGTCCAGCCAGCCGCAAGTGTGCAATCCACAGATCCCCATTCACTTCGCCCGTTACTACGGACCGAACAAGACATTGAACAGGCGAGCGAGCGAGCGTCAGTGCCTCCAAAACCTGAGGCTCAATCACCTGTAGTTGAACCCAAGCCGCAACCGAAACCCAAGCCAAAACCAAGGGGTAATGGTGCAAATTCAGCGGTCCAGGGCACAGCTGAAGGGCAAAACAACAGCCCGGGGGGACAAGCCAGAAGCAAACCAAGCACTGCTCGGGAGCAAGGCAATGCCGCTGTCAGTAATTATCCCGGCGTGATCAAACGCAAAATTCATCGGGCGAAACGTCAGCGGGTTAACATCAAGGGAGAGACACTCATTTCGTTCAAAATAGCTTCTGACGGAACCATATCCGGGGCGCATGTTACACGCAGTTCCGGTTCGGCTCGGCTGGATCGCATTGCACTTTCTCAAGTCCACCGTGCAGCTCCGTTCCCGCCGCCACCGTCAGGCGCACGAACCAGCTATTCGATCGAAATCAGGGGAAAATAG
- a CDS encoding bifunctional salicylyl-CoA 5-hydroxylase/oxidoreductase, with product MRIACLGGGPAGLYFAISTKLRTPDAEVVLFERNKPDDTFGWGVVLSDETLTNLEENDPVSAAEIRAHFAYWDDIALHHKGQTLVSSGHGFCGIGRKRLLLILHKRAQELGVDLRFETDVAAASDYMDDFDVVVGCDGLNSKTRLEFQDSFQPDIDTRLCQFIWLGTHQKFDDAFTFIFEETDKGWIWVHAYQFDDETATFLVECSQDTFDAYGFGEMSQQDCIATCEEIFKDHLGGHSLMTNANHIRGSAWIRFPRVLCEKWSHENVVLLGDASATAHFSIGSGTKLAMESAIALADGIATQPTLKEAFADYEDKRRLQVLRLQSSARNSVEWFEDVERYLHLDPVQLNYSMLTRSQRISHENLRERDPDWLASAEDWFMTQAGVTSDGPARAPMFAPFQLRDMHLKNRIVVSPMAQYKAIDGAPTDWHLIHYGERAKGGAGLVYTEMTCVSANGRITPGCPGLYAPAHQDAWARLNTFIHTETEAKTCCQIGHAGRKGSTRVGWEGMDQPLPNNNWPILSASAIAWSDQNTTPKAMDRADMDAVKDEFVLATQMAQRAGFDMIELHAAHGYLISSFISPLSNIRTDDYGGSLENRMRYPLEVFAAMRAAWPEDKPMSVRISASDWAGDDGVTADEAVLIASLFEAAGADIIDVSAGQTSTQGKPVYGRMFQTPFSDRIRNEAGIKTMAVGNIYEADHVNSILMAGRADLVCIARPHLADPYWTLHAATGLGDRQEKWPLPYDAGRDQAWRLADRDAEMAGKV from the coding sequence ATGCGGATAGCGTGCCTTGGCGGCGGACCGGCCGGTCTCTACTTTGCCATTTCAACTAAACTCCGGACTCCGGATGCAGAGGTGGTTCTGTTCGAGCGCAACAAGCCCGATGATACCTTTGGCTGGGGCGTGGTGCTTTCGGACGAAACCTTGACCAATCTTGAGGAAAACGATCCGGTCAGTGCTGCTGAAATCCGCGCTCACTTTGCCTATTGGGACGATATTGCCCTACATCACAAAGGACAGACCCTGGTCTCCAGCGGTCACGGATTTTGTGGTATCGGGCGCAAGCGGCTTTTGCTGATCTTGCACAAACGGGCACAAGAGCTTGGTGTTGATCTGCGGTTTGAGACAGATGTCGCCGCGGCCTCGGACTACATGGATGATTTTGATGTGGTGGTTGGCTGTGATGGACTGAACTCTAAGACACGGTTGGAATTCCAAGACAGTTTTCAACCCGATATCGACACCCGTTTATGTCAGTTTATTTGGCTCGGCACCCACCAGAAGTTTGACGACGCATTCACGTTTATCTTTGAGGAAACAGACAAGGGCTGGATCTGGGTCCACGCCTATCAATTTGACGACGAAACGGCGACGTTTCTCGTTGAGTGCAGCCAAGACACATTTGACGCCTACGGCTTTGGTGAGATGAGCCAGCAAGACTGCATCGCGACTTGCGAGGAAATATTCAAAGATCACCTTGGCGGCCATTCCCTGATGACCAATGCCAATCATATCCGGGGATCTGCCTGGATCCGGTTCCCGCGTGTCTTGTGCGAAAAGTGGAGCCACGAGAACGTTGTCTTGCTGGGCGATGCCTCGGCAACGGCCCATTTTTCCATTGGCTCGGGCACCAAGCTTGCAATGGAAAGTGCCATTGCATTAGCGGACGGTATTGCCACCCAACCGACCTTGAAAGAGGCCTTTGCTGACTATGAAGACAAGCGCCGTTTGCAGGTCCTGCGCTTGCAATCCTCCGCGCGAAACTCGGTTGAGTGGTTCGAGGATGTTGAACGCTATCTGCATCTGGACCCGGTGCAATTGAATTACTCTATGCTGACGCGGTCCCAGCGGATCAGTCATGAGAACCTGCGTGAACGTGATCCCGACTGGCTGGCCTCTGCCGAGGATTGGTTCATGACGCAAGCAGGCGTAACATCTGACGGCCCGGCCCGCGCCCCGATGTTTGCCCCGTTTCAGTTGCGCGACATGCATTTGAAAAACCGCATCGTTGTCTCCCCCATGGCACAATATAAGGCTATCGATGGTGCTCCCACAGATTGGCATCTGATCCACTATGGTGAACGTGCCAAAGGCGGCGCAGGCCTTGTCTACACTGAAATGACATGTGTTTCAGCCAATGGTCGGATCACCCCGGGTTGCCCCGGTCTATATGCACCAGCACACCAAGACGCATGGGCCCGGCTGAACACCTTTATCCATACTGAGACCGAGGCCAAGACATGTTGTCAAATCGGCCATGCAGGTCGCAAAGGGTCAACACGCGTCGGATGGGAGGGCATGGATCAGCCCTTGCCCAACAACAATTGGCCCATTCTGTCGGCCTCTGCCATTGCCTGGTCAGACCAGAACACCACGCCCAAAGCCATGGACCGAGCTGACATGGATGCGGTGAAGGATGAATTCGTCTTGGCCACCCAAATGGCGCAGCGTGCGGGCTTTGACATGATCGAATTGCACGCCGCACACGGCTATCTGATCTCGTCTTTCATCTCACCTTTGTCCAACATTCGCACCGATGACTATGGCGGTAGTTTGGAAAATCGGATGCGCTATCCGCTAGAGGTATTTGCGGCCATGCGCGCCGCTTGGCCTGAAGATAAGCCGATGTCGGTTCGGATCTCGGCCAGCGATTGGGCGGGCGACGACGGGGTCACTGCGGATGAGGCTGTGTTGATCGCATCCCTTTTCGAGGCAGCCGGGGCGGACATCATCGATGTTTCGGCCGGGCAGACATCAACGCAGGGTAAACCCGTATATGGCCGCATGTTCCAAACGCCATTCTCAGACCGTATTCGCAACGAGGCGGGAATCAAAACAATGGCGGTTGGCAATATTTACGAAGCAGATCACGTGAATTCCATCCTGATGGCCGGTCGTGCCGATTTAGTCTGCATCGCCCGTCCGCATCTGGCGGATCCCTATTGGACGCTGCATGCCGCCACCGGCCTTGGCGACCGGCAGGAAAAATGGCCGCTGCCTTATGATGCAGGCCGGGATCAAGCCTGGCGACTGGCGGATCGCGACGCCGAAATGGCGGGCAAGGTATGA
- a CDS encoding SDR family NAD(P)-dependent oxidoreductase — MSVQHVIISGGGTGVGAETAQTFAQAGYKVTLLGRTKATLQAQNLPYQICDVTDDAAVKSAFDAARQLQGPITSVIANAGAATSVPFAKMTAADLTAMTHVNLTGVFNVWQAALPDMKAAKSGRMIAIASTAGLKGYPYVTGYCAAKHGVVGLTRALAVELASTGITVNAICPGFIETPLLERSIANIVEKTGMSPQDAAKSLTKGNPQRRFIQSDEVAATALWLCTDAARSINGHALSLSGGEI, encoded by the coding sequence ATGAGCGTGCAACACGTCATAATCTCGGGCGGAGGCACAGGCGTGGGGGCCGAAACTGCGCAGACCTTTGCCCAGGCGGGCTACAAGGTCACGCTCCTTGGCCGCACCAAGGCGACCTTGCAGGCCCAGAACCTGCCCTATCAGATATGCGATGTTACCGACGACGCAGCGGTCAAATCCGCGTTTGACGCCGCACGGCAGCTGCAAGGCCCCATAACATCTGTGATTGCCAATGCGGGCGCGGCCACATCCGTTCCTTTTGCCAAAATGACAGCAGCCGATCTAACCGCGATGACTCACGTAAACCTGACCGGGGTTTTCAACGTTTGGCAGGCTGCGCTGCCGGATATGAAGGCCGCCAAGTCAGGTAGGATGATTGCCATAGCCTCCACCGCCGGCCTCAAAGGGTATCCCTATGTTACCGGGTACTGCGCGGCGAAACACGGTGTTGTCGGGTTGACCCGCGCGTTGGCCGTAGAGCTCGCCTCGACCGGGATCACCGTCAACGCAATCTGCCCGGGCTTTATTGAAACACCGCTTTTGGAGCGCTCGATTGCCAACATCGTCGAAAAGACAGGGATGAGCCCGCAAGACGCTGCAAAATCGCTGACCAAAGGCAACCCGCAACGTCGGTTTATCCAATCCGATGAAGTTGCAGCAACAGCGCTTTGGCTCTGTACGGATGCCGCGCGATCTATAAATGGCCATGCCCTTAGCCTGTCAGGCGGAGAAATTTGA
- a CDS encoding MarR family winged helix-turn-helix transcriptional regulator, producing MYLDPQQDPETPSKERLRLWLRFLKASRTIEATLREHLRKEFETTLPRFDVMAALSRFDDGLKMSQLSGVLRVSNGNVTGIVDRLAEDGFLVRVQVPGDRRASLVRLTRRGTEEFARQAAAHEAWVDEMLSDFSPEESRDISLRLEQLEISLTENEA from the coding sequence ATGTATCTTGATCCACAACAAGACCCGGAAACACCATCGAAAGAGCGTCTCCGACTGTGGCTACGGTTTCTGAAGGCCAGTCGCACGATCGAAGCAACGTTGCGCGAACACCTTCGCAAAGAGTTTGAAACCACCCTGCCCCGCTTTGACGTGATGGCGGCGCTGTCGCGGTTCGACGATGGCCTGAAGATGAGCCAATTGTCCGGAGTGTTGCGCGTCTCGAACGGCAATGTGACGGGCATTGTCGACCGGCTGGCCGAAGACGGTTTTCTGGTGCGCGTTCAAGTTCCTGGTGACCGGCGCGCGTCCCTAGTGCGGTTGACTCGCCGGGGGACTGAAGAATTCGCGCGACAAGCCGCCGCGCATGAGGCCTGGGTAGATGAGATGCTAAGCGACTTCTCCCCGGAAGAGTCGCGCGACATTAGCCTGCGACTTGAACAACTTGAGATCAGTTTGACTGAGAATGAGGCATGA
- a CDS encoding enoyl-CoA hydratase family protein — protein MRTDVSHFKCEIVDGIATVALDRPDRKNPLTFDSYAELRDWFRELTYSDEVKAVVFASNGGNFSSGGDVHDIIGPLTKMSMKELLTFTRMTGDLVKAIVNCGKPVIAAVDGICVGAGAIIAMASDLRIATPEAKVAFLFTRVGLAGCDMGACAILPRIIGQGRTAELLYTGRSMDAQEGHAWGFHNKLVPADDLLSEATSMASRIAAGPNFGNMMTKTMLAQEWSMSIEQAIEAEAQAQAICMQTADFERAYNAFVAKKKPVFEGN, from the coding sequence ATGCGAACCGACGTAAGTCATTTTAAGTGCGAGATCGTAGACGGCATTGCAACCGTCGCGCTGGATCGTCCCGACCGGAAAAACCCTCTGACCTTTGACAGCTATGCCGAGTTGCGGGACTGGTTCCGCGAACTGACCTACTCAGACGAGGTAAAGGCGGTTGTATTCGCATCCAATGGCGGCAATTTCAGCTCTGGCGGCGATGTGCATGACATCATCGGCCCGCTAACGAAAATGTCGATGAAAGAGCTGCTGACGTTCACCCGTATGACCGGCGATCTGGTCAAAGCGATAGTGAACTGCGGCAAACCAGTGATCGCGGCGGTTGATGGGATTTGCGTCGGTGCCGGTGCGATCATCGCGATGGCCTCGGATTTGCGCATAGCGACTCCCGAAGCCAAAGTTGCATTCCTGTTCACCCGTGTCGGCCTTGCCGGCTGTGACATGGGCGCCTGCGCGATCTTGCCGCGTATCATCGGACAAGGACGCACCGCTGAATTACTCTACACAGGTCGCTCAATGGACGCGCAAGAAGGCCATGCTTGGGGGTTTCATAACAAACTGGTCCCGGCAGATGATCTTTTGTCCGAGGCAACATCCATGGCCAGTCGCATTGCTGCTGGTCCAAACTTTGGCAACATGATGACCAAGACGATGTTGGCGCAAGAATGGTCCATGTCGATTGAACAGGCTATCGAGGCCGAGGCGCAGGCGCAGGCGATCTGCATGCAAACAGCAGATTTTGAACGCGCTTATAACGCCTTTGTCGCCAAGAAAAAACCTGTGTTTGAGGGCAACTGA
- a CDS encoding acyl-CoA dehydrogenase family protein codes for MADTSFLTWPFFDDHHRALGANLDGWAKQHLADIDHSDTDTACRTLVAALGRDGWLKHAAVDPTAAAKLDVRSLCLIRETLARHDGLADFSFAMQGLGTGAISLFGTDAQKAGWLPKIRNGTAISAFALTEPQSGSDVANSTMTATLDGDSYVLNGDKTWISNGGIADVYTVFARTGEAPGARGLSAFIVPADTAGLEVIERLDTIAPHPLATLRFSDCRVPTSALIGTSGAGFKIAMSVLDVFRATVAAAALGFARRALDEAVARVTTRHVQGAPLFELQMVQGHIADMAVDIDASALLIYRAAWAKDNGAPRVTREAAMAKLFSTDQAQKVIDRAVQLHGGDGVKSGETVEKLYREIRALRIYEGASDVQRVIIARQTVGQ; via the coding sequence ATGGCTGATACATCCTTCCTGACCTGGCCGTTTTTCGACGATCACCACCGCGCGCTTGGCGCCAACCTGGACGGTTGGGCCAAGCAACATCTGGCGGATATTGATCACAGCGACACCGATACAGCCTGCCGCACATTGGTCGCCGCCTTGGGCCGGGATGGTTGGCTAAAACATGCGGCGGTTGACCCCACTGCTGCGGCAAAACTGGACGTCCGGTCGCTGTGTCTGATCCGAGAAACTTTGGCGCGTCATGACGGGCTTGCCGATTTTTCCTTTGCAATGCAGGGTCTTGGAACCGGTGCAATTTCGCTGTTTGGCACCGATGCCCAAAAAGCGGGCTGGCTGCCTAAAATCCGCAATGGCACTGCAATTTCTGCCTTTGCCTTGACGGAACCACAGTCAGGATCTGACGTTGCCAATTCGACTATGACGGCCACCCTGGATGGGGACAGCTATGTGCTGAACGGCGACAAGACATGGATCAGCAACGGCGGAATTGCTGATGTATACACAGTTTTTGCCCGCACAGGCGAAGCCCCTGGCGCGCGCGGATTGTCCGCATTTATCGTGCCCGCTGATACAGCTGGCCTGGAAGTCATCGAGCGTTTGGACACCATTGCACCGCACCCGCTGGCGACACTGCGTTTCAGCGATTGCCGCGTGCCAACATCTGCGCTGATTGGCACCAGTGGCGCAGGATTCAAAATTGCGATGTCCGTTTTGGATGTGTTCCGCGCGACTGTCGCGGCCGCCGCACTTGGCTTTGCCAGACGCGCACTGGACGAGGCAGTGGCCCGTGTGACCACCCGTCATGTGCAAGGGGCTCCGCTGTTTGAATTGCAGATGGTGCAGGGTCACATCGCCGATATGGCGGTGGATATCGACGCAAGTGCCTTACTCATCTACCGCGCCGCATGGGCCAAGGACAACGGCGCGCCACGGGTCACCCGTGAAGCTGCCATGGCCAAACTGTTCTCAACAGATCAGGCGCAGAAAGTCATTGACCGTGCCGTGCAGCTGCATGGCGGTGACGGTGTCAAATCAGGTGAAACTGTCGAAAAACTATACCGTGAAATTCGTGCTTTGCGCATCTACGAGGGCGCGTCAGACGTCCAGCGCGTTATCATCGCACGACAAACTGTAGGTCAATAA
- a CDS encoding AMP-binding protein, whose protein sequence is MLSASAHTDTFARDNLPPLDSWPELLLDGFDYPEQLNAGVELTDAMVEQGFGDHTALIGNGRRRTYKELTDWTNRIAHVLVEDMGVKPGNRVLIRSANNPAMVACWLAATKVGAVVVNSMPMLRAGELSKYVDKAQIAFALCDTRLMEEMEICATDNPILKRVVGFDGTSNHDAELDRLALEKPVHFEAIKTMQDDVALLGFTSGSTGEPKATMHFHRDLLVIADSYAKEVLGVTPEDIFIGSPPLAFTFGLGGLAIFPLRFGAAATLLEVASPPHLIEIIEKYRATVCFTAPTAYRAMLRAMDEGADLSSLRAAVSAGETLPAPVYDEWIAKTGKPMLDGIGATEMLHIFISNRFDDHMPSCTGKPVTGYVAKVIGPDGTEVSRGTPGRLALKGPTGCRYLGGQRQDEYVQNGWNISGDTFVQDEDGYFHFSARNDDMIVSSGYNIAGPEVEAALLAHESVAECAVIGSPDPARGTVVEAHVVLSEGIAETAEQAKLLQDHVKSMIAPYKYPRSVIFTSTLPKTATGKIQRFRLKPGGSDE, encoded by the coding sequence ATGCTTAGTGCCAGCGCCCACACAGATACATTTGCCCGCGATAATCTGCCCCCATTGGACAGTTGGCCTGAATTGTTGCTGGACGGGTTTGACTACCCTGAGCAACTGAACGCCGGGGTCGAGTTGACCGACGCAATGGTCGAACAGGGCTTTGGCGATCACACCGCATTGATCGGCAATGGCCGTCGCCGCACCTATAAAGAGCTGACCGATTGGACCAACCGCATCGCTCATGTCCTAGTGGAGGATATGGGAGTAAAGCCCGGCAATCGCGTGCTAATCCGGTCGGCCAACAACCCCGCCATGGTCGCTTGTTGGCTTGCCGCGACCAAAGTTGGGGCGGTTGTGGTGAACTCGATGCCAATGTTACGAGCTGGCGAGCTGAGCAAATACGTCGACAAAGCCCAGATTGCCTTTGCGCTTTGTGACACCCGCCTGATGGAAGAGATGGAAATTTGCGCCACCGATAATCCGATCCTGAAACGGGTGGTCGGGTTTGATGGCACGTCCAACCATGATGCTGAACTGGATCGCTTGGCGCTTGAAAAACCGGTTCACTTTGAGGCGATCAAAACCATGCAGGACGATGTGGCCTTACTCGGGTTCACATCCGGCTCTACTGGCGAGCCCAAGGCGACAATGCACTTTCACCGCGATCTTTTGGTCATTGCTGACAGCTACGCGAAAGAGGTTTTGGGCGTAACGCCCGAGGACATATTTATTGGCTCACCGCCTCTGGCCTTTACCTTTGGTCTGGGTGGGTTGGCCATCTTCCCGCTGCGGTTCGGCGCAGCGGCGACATTGCTTGAGGTCGCATCCCCGCCTCATTTGATTGAAATCATTGAAAAATACCGTGCAACCGTTTGCTTTACCGCACCCACCGCGTACCGCGCAATGTTACGCGCAATGGATGAAGGTGCCGATTTGTCGTCACTGCGCGCTGCGGTGTCTGCGGGCGAAACCCTGCCCGCACCGGTCTATGACGAATGGATCGCCAAAACCGGTAAGCCGATGCTGGACGGCATCGGGGCAACCGAAATGCTGCACATCTTTATCTCGAACCGGTTCGACGACCACATGCCCTCATGTACAGGCAAGCCTGTCACTGGGTATGTTGCCAAAGTCATTGGGCCGGATGGTACCGAGGTGTCACGCGGAACTCCGGGGCGGCTTGCGTTAAAAGGGCCCACTGGATGCCGGTACTTGGGCGGCCAGCGGCAAGATGAATATGTTCAAAACGGCTGGAACATTTCAGGTGATACCTTTGTTCAGGACGAAGATGGCTACTTTCATTTCTCGGCCCGCAATGACGATATGATCGTGTCATCGGGGTACAACATTGCAGGTCCCGAAGTAGAGGCCGCATTGCTGGCCCATGAAAGCGTCGCGGAATGTGCCGTCATTGGATCGCCAGACCCCGCGCGTGGGACTGTGGTTGAGGCGCATGTCGTCCTGTCCGAAGGTATTGCCGAAACAGCGGAACAGGCAAAACTGCTTCAGGACCATGTAAAATCGATGATAGCGCCTTACAAATACCCTCGCAGCGTTATCTTCACCTCCACTTTGCCAAAGACCGCGACCGGAAAAATTCAACGTTTCAGGTTGAAACCTGGAGGCAGCGACGAATAA
- a CDS encoding ABC transporter substrate-binding protein, translated as MKLKSLILSTALAALAGGASAEGIKVGMITTLSGGGAGLGIDVRDGFMLAIAQSGRNDIEVVIEDDQRKPDIAVQLADKLIQSEKVDVMTGIIWSNLAMAVIPSSVAQGKFYLSPNAGPSVLAGKGCHQNYFNVAWQNDNLHEAAGAYAKGAGYTNSFIMAPNYPAGHDALTGYKRMYEGELAGEIFTKLGQTDYASEIAQIRASGADSVFFFLPGGMGISFLKQYADSGIELPVVGPAFSFDQGILQAVGDAALGVVNTSQWNKDIDNPTNAAFVETFQAEYDRLPSLYASQGFDTANLLISALETASPDDADAFRAALEAADFDSTRGDFAFGSNHHPVQDIYAREVIKEGDVYTNKIIGVALEDHSDAYAADCSF; from the coding sequence ATGAAACTCAAATCACTTATCCTATCCACGGCACTCGCAGCCCTTGCAGGCGGTGCATCCGCTGAAGGCATCAAAGTGGGTATGATCACTACACTGTCAGGCGGCGGTGCGGGCCTGGGCATCGATGTGCGCGACGGGTTCATGCTGGCGATTGCACAATCTGGGCGCAACGATATCGAGGTCGTTATCGAAGACGATCAGCGCAAGCCAGATATCGCTGTGCAACTTGCGGATAAGCTTATTCAATCGGAAAAAGTTGACGTGATGACTGGCATCATCTGGTCAAACCTTGCAATGGCCGTCATCCCATCCAGCGTGGCACAAGGAAAGTTCTACCTGTCTCCTAATGCCGGGCCTTCGGTATTGGCCGGTAAGGGTTGTCACCAAAACTATTTCAATGTTGCCTGGCAGAATGACAACTTGCACGAAGCAGCCGGAGCCTATGCAAAAGGTGCGGGCTATACCAATAGCTTTATTATGGCCCCTAACTACCCTGCCGGTCATGACGCGCTGACCGGATACAAACGGATGTACGAAGGTGAATTGGCCGGTGAGATCTTCACCAAGCTTGGCCAAACCGACTACGCATCAGAAATCGCACAAATCCGCGCCTCCGGAGCCGATAGCGTCTTTTTCTTCCTGCCCGGCGGCATGGGCATTTCTTTCCTAAAGCAATATGCGGACAGCGGTATCGAGCTTCCGGTTGTTGGGCCCGCGTTCTCGTTTGACCAAGGCATTTTGCAAGCTGTAGGCGATGCGGCTTTGGGTGTCGTGAACACCAGCCAATGGAACAAGGATATCGACAACCCAACCAACGCAGCCTTCGTCGAGACGTTCCAGGCAGAATACGACCGCTTGCCATCGCTCTACGCGAGCCAAGGATTCGACACCGCAAACCTGCTGATTTCGGCGCTTGAAACGGCCAGCCCTGATGATGCAGACGCCTTCCGCGCAGCCCTTGAAGCAGCTGATTTTGACAGCACCCGTGGTGATTTTGCGTTCGGGTCAAACCACCATCCAGTTCAGGACATTTACGCGCGCGAAGTGATCAAAGAAGGTGACGTTTACACCAATAAGATCATCGGCGTGGCGCTTGAAGATCACAGCGACGCCTACGCCGCTGACTGCTCGTTCTAA
- a CDS encoding branched-chain amino acid ABC transporter permease — MSTLLIIEQVLNGLQFGVMLFLMAAGLTLIFGVMGLINLAHGSLYMIGAFAAAAVAGLTGSFVLALIAAMAAAAVAGVLVEMLIIRRLYATDHLDQVLATFALILIFSEGTRWLFGSFPLFLNIPDYFSGPVTLPGGIQYPLYRLVLICVGLLVAGALGLFITRTRVGIQIRAGKNDREMIAALGVDISKLYTLIFALGAALAGLAGALVGAIQSVQVGMGEPVLILAFVVIVIGGIGSIKGALIGALLVGLTDTLGGIFLPELFKLFMAPSAAQSSGSALASMAIYILMGVVLIWRPTGLFGARI; from the coding sequence ATGTCCACACTTCTGATCATCGAGCAGGTCCTGAACGGTCTGCAATTCGGTGTAATGCTGTTTTTGATGGCGGCAGGCCTGACCCTGATCTTTGGGGTTATGGGCCTGATCAATCTCGCCCATGGCTCGCTTTATATGATCGGCGCTTTTGCAGCGGCGGCTGTGGCCGGGTTAACCGGATCATTTGTGCTGGCGTTGATTGCCGCCATGGCTGCCGCGGCGGTTGCCGGCGTTTTGGTCGAAATGCTGATCATACGCAGGCTGTATGCCACCGATCACCTTGATCAGGTTCTCGCGACTTTTGCATTGATCCTGATCTTTTCCGAAGGCACCCGCTGGCTCTTTGGCTCGTTCCCGCTGTTCCTGAATATCCCCGATTACTTTTCCGGCCCGGTCACCTTACCCGGTGGCATCCAATACCCACTGTACCGGCTGGTGTTGATCTGTGTTGGCCTGCTGGTGGCTGGCGCGCTTGGCTTGTTTATCACCCGCACCCGTGTTGGCATTCAAATCCGCGCCGGCAAGAATGACCGCGAAATGATCGCGGCCCTCGGGGTCGACATCTCAAAACTCTATACATTGATTTTTGCGCTGGGGGCCGCCCTTGCCGGGCTGGCCGGCGCCTTGGTTGGCGCGATCCAATCGGTTCAAGTTGGCATGGGCGAACCTGTCTTGATCCTTGCCTTTGTGGTTATCGTGATCGGCGGCATCGGCTCGATCAAAGGCGCCCTGATCGGCGCCTTGCTGGTTGGACTCACCGACACATTAGGAGGCATTTTCTTGCCGGAACTGTTCAAGCTCTTCATGGCACCCTCTGCAGCTCAGAGCTCTGGTTCTGCCCTCGCGTCGATGGCGATTTATATCCTCATGGGTGTGGTTCTAATTTGGCGACCAACTGGTTTGTTTGGAGCACGCATATGA